One Elgaria multicarinata webbii isolate HBS135686 ecotype San Diego chromosome 6, rElgMul1.1.pri, whole genome shotgun sequence DNA segment encodes these proteins:
- the SPATA9 gene encoding spermatogenesis-associated protein 9 encodes MALRPIGWICGELVRKFAGQAEIIQRAFLEIIDEIRDEFPNLLRLTSSNQQSNHPVQESGSVIARVFSSTHGAIIMNGLTKLSRSSKSMAKFLKPQVAKKIAELSTVSHRLLKNLNIPKQPLYGMKDKTIFFYDIISYPAKTALTGVMCVSYAALIYLAVSINKMLEKIKDLIQTESASREHSSNDIDADGFSSANDVAQHSATSPQVSSEFSVQTPPNSGSIHTLLAAMDQEIEQ; translated from the exons ATGGCTCTCAGGCCAATTGGCTGGATATGTGGGGAGCTGGTTAGGAAATTTGCCGGACAAG CCGAGATAATACAGAGAGCCTTCTTGGAAATTATAGATGAGATTAGGGATGAATTTCCAAACTTATTGAGACTGACAAGTTCAAACCAG CAAAGCAATCACCCTGTGCAGGAATCTGGGTCCGTTATTGCAAGGGTGTTCTCTTCAACTCATGGAGCGATCATTATGAATGGACTAACTAAACTATCCCGGTCTTCAAAATCAATGGCTAAATTCTTGAAGCCACAAGTTGCTAAAAAAATTGCAGAGCTAAGTACAGTATCACATCGTCTTTTGAAAAACCTGAACATTCCCAAACAACCTCTGTATGGAATGAAG GACAAAACAATATTCTTTTATGATATCATTTCCTATCCGGCGAAGACCGCTCTCACTGGTGTAATGTGTGTTTCGTATGCAGCACTAATTTATCTG GCAGTCTCCATCAACAAAATGCTAGAAAAAATAAAAGACCTCATTCAAACAGAAAGTGCTTCCAGAGAACACAGCAGCAATGACATTGATGCAGATGGATTTTCTAGTGCCAATGATGTTGCACAGCACTCCGCAACCTCTCCCCAAGTATCTTCAGAATTTTCTGTGCAGACACCACCAAATAGTGGAAGCATCCATACACTGCTGGCAGCCATGGATCAAGAAATTGAACAGTAA
- the RFESD gene encoding Rieske domain-containing protein: MEQNMNEDNSVKTSKTKLANSPVCVGREDELKKLQKMTATVHDREVVVFYHDERFYALDCRCYHAGGPLHHGEIEDINGQPCIICPWHKYKITLATGEGMYQAINPREPSLSPKWQSKGVKQRTHRVTVDNGNVYVTLSDLAESIDSDYYAEKNYKKMIDYPKKK; encoded by the exons AATATGAATGAGGACAACTCAGTCAAAACATCTAAAACGAAGTTAGCCAACAGTCCAGTTTGTGTGGGCAGAGAAGATGAACTTAAAAAACTGCAAAAAATGACAGCTACTGTTCATGACAGAGAAGTTGTTGTTTTCTACCATGATGAAAGGTTTTATGCTCTGGACTGCCGCTGTTACC ATGCAGGAGGTCCTTTACATCATGGGGAAATAGAG GACATCAACGGACAGCCGTGCATTATTTGCCCATggcacaaatataaaataactCTGGCCACTGGTGAAGGAATGTATCAAGCAattaaccccagagaaccatctTTATCACCAAAATGGCAATCAAAAGGGGTAAAACAAAGGACTCATAGAGTTACTGTGGACAATGGAAATGTTTATGTGACTCTTTCAGATTTAGCTGAGAGTATAGATTCTGATTACTATGCTGAGAAGAACTACAAAAAGATGATAGATTATCCTAAGAAAAAATAA